One window of Quercus robur chromosome 12, dhQueRobu3.1, whole genome shotgun sequence genomic DNA carries:
- the LOC126708687 gene encoding uncharacterized protein LOC126708687 has protein sequence MDFFKAVFADDPPDPPRPDSPEPVNQTDPDPNPPPNPNSSTIGGSGGWSFGGLIKTLTTKSESVIETYRRDLKEFGSGLKKEIEVAHGSLENVTHVIDEIGTSVIKGTAQIISQGKDAILADDLESDSDNNNSSSSKQLGLNSKPYSRFESQVRVIQGEDSTYCEDPEDLGDFNKWKLGFDLGEKSEEVEVLMEENGVVESVYKRVVPNTVDHDTFWCRYFYRVYKVKQAEDVRANLVKRAISREEEDLSWDVDDDDDDDEKEEGVEENNVVAKMEVMKNIEVGSEDKESSGVEVVKKSSNVEEMGNVGEEGNDVVVKGEERRELSGKGDEKSVKEKEDAVEELQGEVGEKSSDLEEGRKGSVGESSGDKESDEKMRLGGDSEVNKNDLVLKSDEKVVSDGKADSGESCKDSDFSVVSTQPSMPEEDDLGWDEIEDLSSIDEKKATHGGSPNRADVRKRLSATEEEEDLSWDIEDDDEHAKA, from the coding sequence ATGGATTTCTTCAAAGCCGTATTCGCCGACGACCCACCGGACCCTCCACGACCCGATTCACCAGAACCCGTAAACCAAACCGACCCAGATCCCAATCCTCCTCCAAATCCTAATTCTTCGACTATTGGCGGCAGTGGTGGGTGGAGCTTTGGGGGTCTGATCAAGACCCTAACCACCAAATCCGAGTCTGTCATCGAGACCTACCGTCGTGACCTCAAGGAATTCGGGTCGGGTCTGAAGAAGGAGATCGAGGTGGCACATGGGTCATTGGAGAATGTCACCCACGTTATCGACGAGATTGGTACCTCTGTGATCAAAGGGACGGCCCAGATCATCTCCCAAGGTAAGGACGCAATCCTAGCCGATGATCTTGAATCTGATTCTGATAACAACAATAGTTCTAGTAGCAAACAATTGGGGTTGAATTCGAAGCCTTACAGTAGGTTTGAGTCTCAGGTTCGTGTAATTCAGGGTGAGGATAGCACGTACTGTGAGGATCCTGAGGATTTGGGTGATTTTAATAAGTGGAAATTAGGGTTTGATTTGGGGGAAAAGAGTGAGGAAGTTGAGGTTCTGATGGAAGAAAATGGGGTTGTGGAGAGTGTGTACAAAAGGGTTGTTCCCAATACTGTGGATCATGACACATTTTGGTGTAGGTATTTTTATAGGGTTTATAAGGTCAAGCAAGCTGAGGATGTTAGGGCTAATCTTGTGAAGCGCGCAATTTCTAGGGAGGAGGAGGATTTGAGTTGGGATgtcgatgatgatgatgatgatgatgagaagGAGGAAGGGGTGGAGGAGAATAATGTGGTGGCAAAGATGGAGGTAATGAAGAATATTGAAGTGGGTAGCGAGGACAAGGAGTCGTCGGGGGTTGAAGTGGTGAAAAAGAGTTCCAATGTGGAGGAAATGGGAAATGTTGGTGAAGAGGGTAATGATGTAGTCGTGAAAGGGGAGGAGAGGAGGGAATTGAGTGGTAAAGGTGATGAGAAAAGTGTGAAGGAGAAGGAGGATGCTGTTGAGGAATTGCAAGGTGAGGTAGGCGAGAAGAGTTCTGATTTGGAGGAGGGAAGGAAGGGGAGTGTTGGGGAATCAAGTGGTGATAAGGAGTCTGATGAGAAAATGCGTTTGGGAGGGGATTCTGAGGTGAATAAGAATGATTTGGTATTGAAATCTGATGAGAAGGTGGTTTCAGACGGAAAGGCTGACTCAGGTGAGTCTTGTAAAGATAGTGACTTTTCTGTGGTTTCAACTCAACCCTCAATGCCCGAGGAAGATGACCTTGGGTGGGATGAGATTGAGGATCTTAGCAGCATTGATGAGAAGAAAGCAACTCATGGTGGAAGCCCCAACAGAGCTGATGTGCGGAAGCGGCTGAGTGCCACAGAAGAAGAGGAGGACTTGAGTTGGGATATTGAAGATGATGACGAGCATGCTAAAGCTTAA